CTTATGCTCCGTCAACATGATTCGGCTGCTCTCCCGCAGACCGCCCACTTCAAGCTTTTTGCCCATTGCAATTCCCCCACTCCGTGTGTGTATACCCCGACTGCATCATCTTGCTGCCTATGTACCGAACGTATGTTTGTATTATATCCGCAATTCTTCTTGTTAGGCAAGCAGAAATTAATGTCAGTCCAAGGACGCAGAAGGAGGGCTTTCGCTGATTAAATAAGGTTGAACTAGCACCACACCTGCATTGAAACAGCCATACTGCGGTTCTGGTAATTTCGGTAATTAGATGCCATCATTAAGGTGAAGAGTGAGAAAAGGAGTGGAGACGAAATTTATGATTAGGGCTGCAAATGTGGAGGATCGAGAGGATATTTCCAGACTATTGACGCAGTTAGGTTACCCGGATACCAGGCTTTTTATGAAAGAGAATATAGAAAGACTTCTTGCTGACCCCAATGAAGAGTTAATGGTCTATGAAGCGGAAGGATGTGTTATCGCCTGTCTTTCCCTACATTATATCCCGCAACTGGGCATGAGAGGAGATATCGCCTCCATTAGTTATCTGGTTGTGGACTCCTCAGCTAGAAGTAAGGGAATTGGACAGGAATTGGTGGAATCCGCTTCAGCTTCTGCCCGCCAAAAAGGATGTGCCAGTATCCAGGTTCATTGCCATGCCAGAAGAATAGAGGCTCATACATTTTATGAAAGACAAGGCTTCAAGGAGGCCCCTAAGTACTTCTCAAAAAGGTTGGACAAATAATTCAATCGTCAGCAAAAAGACGCCTACAGTAATGCTGTACAGCGTCTTCATCTGAATCCTTTTGCCTATAACAAGTCTTGTCTCTGCTTATTTCACTGACGTAGTCCCTGCGCTTCCAGTACCCGGTTCCTGCTTGACATCTGTGCCTGCATCTGACACGGTGCCTGTCACGGCTTGCTCCGGATCAATCAGTCCGGCGGCTTCTCTGGCTTCATTCAGCTTGGAGATGCCGTAGAGCATAGCTACGTCCGCCTGCTGATTCATCGCGTCGAATTCCTCGGCGGTCACATCGGGCGATACTGCGCTCTTGGAAGCCTTCTCCTTGATCTGATAGGCACTCTGGAAAGCGATCACCGAATCTCTAAGCAGCTTCTCGATCGTATCCGGCAGGCCACCCGCAATCTTGATATCGCTCACATGCTCTGCAAGCTGAGATGCGGTATCCTGGAAGCTGTCCACAGCCTTCTGGAATTCTTTGTCTGTCGCTTGTCCGGTGGAATAAGAGGTTAGCGTGGTGTTGAAGTTCTCTAGCGAGGATTTGCCCATTTCGTCGAATTTCGACATTTCATTGTAAAAGCTCTGTACCGTCTCCTGTACCTCTTCCGGGGACGCCGGTTCAGCACTGTTATTGCCGCAGGCACTGAGTATCATGACGGCCACTAGCAGTCCTGCAAGTAAAGCTTGTCTCATAGTTAATATCCCTCCACTTAACAGAATAATATCGATTTTTGTTAAGTGCAAATGAAATTAATGTAAAATTCGGCGTAATGAAACATATGTCAGCGGTTAAGCGTATTCACAGGGGGAAAGGGCGGTCAAGAACCCGTTGATGACTGGCAATTCCTGTTATACTATAATGAATTTATCCGTTCAAGGAGAGGAAGATCTACTTATGACTTATTGCACAGCATGTGGTGCGGAATACAAGCAAGGTGCCAAATTCTGCGGGGAATGCGGGGCAGGTACAGAAGAGGCCGGTTCTCCGGCAGCAGCACGGCGTCCGGCGGCTGGCCATAGCTCCGGTCCCGAAAAAGAATTATGGCAGGGCAAGCCTGCCGGCATCTCCGACCGTCTCAAGGGGCTGATCGGGCTGAATACCACCAAGTATACGATTACGTCCCAGCGGATTATGGTGAAGAGCGGACTGATCGGCAAGGATGTCGAAGAAATCGAGCTGCTGCGGGTCAATGATTTCTCCGTCACCCAGTCGGTGTTGCAGCGTATGCTGGGCATCGGGACGCTGATCATTTTGTCGGATGATGCTTCATCTCCACAGCTCCCCTTCTATAGAATCCGTAAGGTTCAGTCTGTCAAGGATATCCTGCGCCAAGCCGTGCGTGACGAGAAAATCGCCAACAACATCAGCTACCGCGAGCAGAT
This genomic interval from Paenibacillus sp. FSL H8-0332 contains the following:
- a CDS encoding GNAT family N-acetyltransferase, yielding METKFMIRAANVEDREDISRLLTQLGYPDTRLFMKENIERLLADPNEELMVYEAEGCVIACLSLHYIPQLGMRGDIASISYLVVDSSARSKGIGQELVESASASARQKGCASIQVHCHARRIEAHTFYERQGFKEAPKYFSKRLDK
- a CDS encoding PH domain-containing protein is translated as MTYCTACGAEYKQGAKFCGECGAGTEEAGSPAAARRPAAGHSSGPEKELWQGKPAGISDRLKGLIGLNTTKYTITSQRIMVKSGLIGKDVEEIELLRVNDFSVTQSVLQRMLGIGTLIILSDDASSPQLPFYRIRKVQSVKDILRQAVRDEKIANNISYREQI